One Phycisphaerae bacterium genomic window carries:
- a CDS encoding Gfo/Idh/MocA family oxidoreductase has translation MTEEKKVYTTALIGAGARGVDQLAGRAVATGRFRFVAVCDPSQDGREFFKSRISRDVREFESFDDLMAWNDFDVAVITSPDFAHEAQAGACLEAGKDLLLEKPIAISHAGGTRVVEAAERNKRVVVVGFVLRYAPLYARAKELVDQGWIGKLTTIWVLHSVKSGSDWYFHDWHGTFANTGGLLLQKGSHDFDIINWFAGSRVQQVSAIGSRDVFGGDKPNGLRCPQCGERHACPERMPDDHPRTQCAFRREIDCLDNHMVLMEFENGVKASYDECHYTPDDNREYIFIGTKGKLKLDDRAGKLTMELRHSGDVMEYRPSAGREGHGGGDPRLIEDLAHAIDSRTQPLAGVKAGLESIRVGLMAHESIRRDGQVVRDLE, from the coding sequence ATGACCGAAGAGAAGAAGGTATACACCACCGCGTTGATAGGGGCTGGGGCCCGCGGCGTGGATCAACTGGCCGGACGGGCGGTGGCCACCGGGCGGTTTCGCTTTGTCGCCGTCTGCGATCCCAGCCAGGACGGCCGCGAATTCTTCAAGAGCCGCATCAGCCGCGACGTCCGCGAATTTGAATCGTTCGACGACCTGATGGCCTGGAACGACTTTGACGTCGCCGTCATCACCTCGCCCGACTTCGCCCACGAAGCACAAGCCGGTGCCTGCCTCGAAGCCGGCAAGGACCTGCTGCTGGAAAAACCCATCGCCATCAGCCACGCCGGCGGCACGCGGGTCGTCGAGGCGGCCGAGCGAAACAAGCGCGTGGTCGTCGTCGGTTTCGTCCTGCGGTACGCTCCGCTCTATGCCCGCGCCAAGGAACTCGTCGACCAGGGCTGGATCGGCAAGCTGACCACCATCTGGGTGCTGCATTCGGTCAAGAGCGGCTCGGACTGGTATTTCCACGACTGGCACGGCACCTTCGCCAACACCGGCGGCCTGCTGTTGCAGAAGGGCAGCCACGATTTCGACATCATCAACTGGTTCGCCGGTTCGCGGGTCCAACAGGTTTCCGCGATCGGCTCGCGCGACGTCTTCGGCGGCGATAAGCCCAACGGCCTGCGCTGTCCGCAGTGCGGCGAACGGCACGCGTGCCCCGAACGGATGCCCGACGACCACCCGCGGACCCAGTGCGCGTTCCGCCGCGAGATCGACTGCCTCGACAATCACATGGTCCTGATGGAGTTCGAGAACGGCGTGAAGGCCAGCTACGACGAATGCCACTACACGCCGGATGACAATCGCGAGTACATCTTCATCGGCACCAAGGGCAAGCTCAAGCTCGACGATCGGGCGGGCAAGCTGACCATGGAGCTGCGCCACAGCGGCGACGTGATGGAATACAGACCCTCAGCCGGTCGCGAAGGCCACGGCGGCGGCGACCCGCGACTCATCGAAGACCTGGCCCACGCCATCGACTCGCGAACCCAACCCCTGGCCGGCGTGAAGGCCGGTCTCGAGTCGATCCGCGTCGGTCTGATGGCTCACGAATCTATCCGCCGCGACGGGCAAGTGGTCCGCGATCTCGAATAG